One part of the Saprospiraceae bacterium genome encodes these proteins:
- a CDS encoding DUF853 family protein: MKEIFSEQIIKAYQFQGIGISLGSAMIGSEVIPDAKVNLSLKMLNRHGLIAGATGTGKTKTLQVLAEQISAHGVSCVLMDIKGDLSGIAKQGVLNSKIEDRHKAIGIEWNPRDNFIEFLSISSEAGTKLRATVSEFGPVLFSKILGLNDTQESVLSMIFKFCDDNGLLLLDLEDLKKVIQYIGDEGKEIIEKEFGSFSTVSTGTILRKIIELEQQGATAFFGERSFEVEDLVRQDSKGRGVISILRVTDIQDKPKLFSTYMLQMLAEIYSKFPELGDQDKPKLVFFIDEAHLLFEEASSALLNQLETVIKLIRSKGIGLFFITQNPIDIPESILAQLGLKVQHALRAFTAKDRKAIKMAAENYPETKFYDVAELITQLGIGEAFVTGLNEKGIPTPLVHTMMRAPESRMDIVSEDELKEIIRKSEIAAYYNEVINRESAAEILLQKMEQVDEKEAPATEKRKGKSVLEKVIDSTVTRQVGRTVARELTRGLLGMFGIKTSTTRKKTWF; the protein is encoded by the coding sequence ATGAAGGAGATATTTTCAGAACAAATTATAAAAGCATATCAATTTCAAGGTATTGGTATTAGTTTGGGATCAGCCATGATTGGGTCTGAAGTAATACCAGATGCGAAAGTGAATCTTTCATTAAAAATGTTAAACCGGCATGGATTGATTGCCGGAGCTACAGGTACAGGAAAAACCAAAACGCTACAAGTATTAGCAGAGCAAATTTCTGCTCATGGTGTTTCCTGTGTATTAATGGATATCAAAGGTGACTTAAGTGGCATTGCAAAACAAGGTGTTCTAAATTCTAAAATTGAAGACCGGCACAAGGCAATTGGTATTGAATGGAATCCAAGGGATAATTTCATTGAATTTCTCAGTATATCCTCGGAAGCAGGCACAAAATTGCGAGCTACTGTTTCAGAATTTGGGCCTGTCTTATTTTCGAAAATTTTAGGTTTGAATGATACGCAGGAAAGTGTATTATCAATGATCTTTAAATTTTGTGACGACAATGGACTTTTACTCTTGGATCTTGAAGATTTGAAAAAAGTAATCCAATATATTGGTGATGAAGGAAAAGAAATCATTGAAAAAGAATTTGGATCATTTTCTACGGTATCAACAGGTACCATACTAAGAAAAATTATAGAACTAGAACAACAAGGAGCGACTGCATTTTTTGGCGAGCGTTCTTTTGAAGTCGAAGATCTTGTTAGGCAAGATTCAAAGGGCAGGGGAGTAATTAGCATTTTAAGAGTTACAGATATTCAGGATAAACCTAAACTTTTTAGCACGTATATGCTGCAAATGTTAGCAGAAATTTATTCTAAATTCCCGGAATTGGGAGATCAGGATAAACCGAAGTTAGTATTTTTTATTGATGAAGCGCATTTGTTATTTGAAGAGGCAAGTTCGGCCTTGTTAAATCAATTGGAAACGGTTATTAAACTTATTCGATCAAAAGGAATTGGTTTGTTTTTTATAACCCAAAATCCAATTGATATTCCGGAATCGATATTAGCTCAATTAGGGCTTAAAGTGCAACATGCACTTAGAGCATTTACAGCTAAAGACAGGAAAGCTATTAAAATGGCAGCCGAGAATTATCCAGAAACTAAGTTTTATGATGTAGCTGAATTAATAACCCAGCTAGGAATTGGTGAAGCGTTTGTTACCGGGTTGAATGAAAAGGGAATTCCAACTCCATTAGTGCATACGATGATGCGCGCACCAGAATCGAGAATGGATATAGTGTCTGAGGATGAATTGAAAGAAATTATTCGTAAATCTGAAATTGCAGCATACTATAATGAGGTTATAAACAGAGAAAGTGCAGCTGAGATCCTGTTGCAAAAAATGGAACAAGTGGATGAAAAAGAAGCTCCTGCTACAGAAAAAAGAAAAGGTAAATCCGTTCTGGAAAAGGTAATAGACAGTACCGTCACACGCCAGGTAGGTAGAACTGTAGCCAGAGAATTGACAAGAGGTTTGTTAGGTATGTTTGGCATTAAAACAAGTACCACCAGAAAGAAAACTTGGTTTTGA
- the mqnB gene encoding futalosine hydrolase, translated as MRVLLVSATENEIKPCLNHFEDTWKKNSFLEYEKDGLQISPLVTGISSMMMAFALARYQQIPKLSFIIHAGVSGSYHATLPPGSLVEVISEEWADLGAENQQGELIDAFTLGLLDKNRFPYQNGKILKTHKTIQTNLKQVHGLSVNKTSGNQFTIDQIINKFNGDVESMEGIGLFYACRTLDVPFLSIRSISNYVEPRNKENWQLQKAIEQLNIELINILNKLQ; from the coding sequence ATGAGAGTTCTGCTTGTAAGTGCTACTGAAAATGAAATCAAACCTTGTCTAAACCATTTTGAAGATACCTGGAAAAAAAATTCGTTTCTCGAATATGAAAAAGATGGACTTCAGATCAGTCCATTGGTGACTGGTATTAGCAGCATGATGATGGCATTTGCATTGGCTAGATATCAACAAATTCCAAAGCTGTCATTTATTATCCATGCAGGAGTATCCGGTAGCTATCATGCTACTTTGCCACCTGGGAGCCTTGTTGAAGTGATATCTGAAGAATGGGCAGATCTTGGTGCTGAAAACCAACAAGGAGAACTTATAGATGCCTTTACTTTAGGACTCTTGGATAAAAATAGATTTCCATATCAAAATGGTAAAATTTTAAAAACGCACAAAACCATTCAAACTAATTTAAAGCAAGTTCATGGATTAAGTGTTAATAAAACAAGTGGAAACCAATTCACAATAGATCAAATAATTAATAAATTTAACGGCGATGTTGAGAGTATGGAAGGCATAGGTTTATTCTATGCTTGCCGAACCCTGGATGTGCCATTCCTTTCAATCCGAAGTATTTCAAATTATGTAGAACCAAGAAACAAAGAAAACTGGCAATTACAAAAAGCTATTGAACAACTAAACATTGAATTAATTAATATTCTTAATAAATTACAATGA
- a CDS encoding DUF255 domain-containing protein, translating to MNHSSTKFTLSGALILVFLFSTVSISYTQEKINWVNWDQAQSLMKKQKRKIMVDVFTDWCGWCKRMDASTFQDPRIIKYLNKNYYAVKFNAEQKEDITFKSKVYKYMPSGNRGVHQLAIEITNGQLSYPTFVFMDEDFKTIQPLPGYQDADTFEIISNYFGGNHYKTTPYQNFQESFKPGPKK from the coding sequence ATGAATCATTCGTCAACTAAGTTTACCCTGTCTGGAGCGCTCATCCTGGTTTTCTTGTTTTCAACCGTTTCTATTTCTTACACTCAAGAAAAAATCAATTGGGTTAATTGGGACCAGGCACAAAGCTTGATGAAAAAGCAAAAACGTAAAATTATGGTCGACGTTTTTACAGATTGGTGTGGATGGTGTAAACGAATGGATGCTTCTACCTTTCAGGATCCTAGAATCATAAAATATTTAAACAAAAACTATTACGCAGTAAAATTTAACGCAGAGCAAAAAGAAGATATTACTTTTAAATCTAAAGTTTACAAGTATATGCCAAGTGGCAATCGCGGTGTTCATCAATTGGCAATTGAAATTACGAATGGACAACTCTCCTATCCTACCTTTGTTTTTATGGATGAAGATTTTAAAACGATACAACCATTACCTGGTTATCAGGATGCAGATACCTTTGAAATTATTTCAAATTATTTTGGAGGTAATCATTATAAAACTACCCCTTACCAAAATTTTCAGGAATCCTTTAAACCTGGACCAAAAAAATAA